In the Aureibacillus halotolerans genome, CAACGGCGATGAACAAAAAGGGACTCATCATAAGGAGCCATGGCTTCAGTGGGACTTTCCCCCACACAAACGTTAACACCACTGTGCCAACGAACACGATGGCAGGTGTCACTGGGTCAAAAAAGAATGCTAAACACAACACAGCGACAATAATCACAGCTGCTTTTACGCTAGGGTTATAGTGAGACAGGTTCACCAAGCAGCCTCGCCTCCTTTTCAAGCTGTCGCCATACTGGAGGAAGAAGCCGTGCCTCACGCGCAATTGCTTCATGCTCCCGCCAAAGAATCGCTGGTGACCCATCGGATACGACGTGCCCTTGGTTAATGACAATCCAGCGATCCGCAAACATGGAGGCGATGTCCATATCGTGTGTAACCATTGCAATGCATGACCCATTATCTGCGAGATGTCTCAGCTTTTGCATAAGTCGGTAGGATGAGATCGCGTCTTGCCCATAAGTCGGTTCATCCAGCAATAGCACATCCTGCTCGACAATGGTCATGACCGCCACACTAAGTCGCCGTTTCTGACCCATCGACAATGCGAGAGGGTGCGCATCTCGTAAATGCTGCAGCTTGTACGCTGCCAACGAAGCCATCACGCTTTTTTCAATGGCTTCTGGTGACCACTTTAGAAGCGTTGGACCATACGCCAGCTCATGATAGACGCTGCTCGTAAGAAACTGATGGTCAGGATGCTGAAACACCACCCCTAAACGCTGACGCAGATGACGTTCTTTCCACTTCTTAAACGTCTTACCTGCAAACACGACCTCTCCTTCGGAAGTGGGCAAAAGCCCTGCGAGCGCATGCAGCAACGACGTTTTCCCTGCACCATTTTCACCAACAATGGCCGTTAATTCGCCTCTCGTCAACGTAAGATTGACGTCCTCTACGATTGACCTTCCCGCACGAGTTACTGTCACTTGCCTTGCCTCCAAAACGGAGGTTCGCTGCTTCGTATTTGCGGTGTTTGCTTGAAACCAATGGCTCGGCAGCTCATTCACTTTGAAATCACCTGGCCATTGAGACACATCCAACGGAATGTCCTCCGCATTCGGCTGCAAATGCAAATACAGCTCACTCACAAAGGGCAACCATAAGCCACCTGCACGTAGAAGGTCCCAGTGTTTCTGTAATCCATCTTTTAACGGACCATCGTAAATGAGCTCTCCCTCATCATTCAGGATCAGGGCATTTTCAATAATATGAATCCAGCTTTCAATTCGATGTTCAATGACAATCACCGTCATGTCAGTTGTATTTAATAACTGTTCCACCTGAAGCGCTATGTCCCTTGCCGCTTGGGGGTCAAGCATGGAAGTAGGCTCGTCCAAAATGAGCACTGCTGGTTGAAGCACAAGCACACAGGCAAGAGCCAGACGCTGCTTCATCCCACCAGAAAGCGAGGTAATAATCGCATGCTTCTCTGCGGTTAACCCGACCTGTGTCAGCACCTCATCAATTCGCTCCTCCATGTCTTCACGAGGGATAGACCAGTTCTCCA is a window encoding:
- a CDS encoding ABC transporter ATP-binding protein — encoded protein: MPHNRMYSAECMSFSYSDQTAPVLKQLSFDIEKGSSVLLMGPSGSGKSSLAFCLNGLYPEAVEGVMEGALFLNGQEISTFAEGEICRIAGTVFQDPDSQFCMLTVCDELAFGLENWSIPREDMEERIDEVLTQVGLTAEKHAIITSLSGGMKQRLALACVLVLQPAVLILDEPTSMLDPQAARDIALQVEQLLNTTDMTVIVIEHRIESWIHIIENALILNDEGELIYDGPLKDGLQKHWDLLRAGGLWLPFVSELYLHLQPNAEDIPLDVSQWPGDFKVNELPSHWFQANTANTKQRTSVLEARQVTVTRAGRSIVEDVNLTLTRGELTAIVGENGAGKTSLLHALAGLLPTSEGEVVFAGKTFKKWKERHLRQRLGVVFQHPDHQFLTSSVYHELAYGPTLLKWSPEAIEKSVMASLAAYKLQHLRDAHPLALSMGQKRRLSVAVMTIVEQDVLLLDEPTYGQDAISSYRLMQKLRHLADNGSCIAMVTHDMDIASMFADRWIVINQGHVVSDGSPAILWREHEAIAREARLLPPVWRQLEKEARLLGEPVSL